The Rhodospirillaceae bacterium DNA window TACTGGCCATGAAAGCCATCTTAACCGCAGGACACTCGCCAGCCAATCCAGTACCTAAAGTGCGGGCAAACAGCTCCGCCGTCCTTAAACGTGAACATTAAGGAAATGCAAACTCTACTACCGCCGAAATTTCTTTCTCCCGGAAGCATTCACCCAATGTCCGCTTGTGGCTAATAACGGACTTAATTTCCACCACCCGATAATGTCCGTTTTTCTACGGAAAGCAGAAGTCAAAAGAGCAAAATTCAGTTTCCCAAGATTAATGTCTGCTTTGAGGGGGTATAGCGGACATCGTTCGTGACTTGTCATTAGGTCCGGAAATGATCCTGAGGGGACATTTGGCTTTCGATCAAGTTGCTCAATTATCGCAACAATAGTGCCTTTACAATTTCTCTCTTAGGAATGACGTGACCGCATTTTCCGTTTGGCTGCGTTGTGTGGTTGTACCTCCGGTGTAAACCGTCGTTTTCTTGGTGCAATCATTCCACAGATTTTCCCAGGCCGTATCGTCAACGATTCCAAAGTCCGCTTTATTCCCTGTGCGTTTCTCCTGCGCATGCATGGTCTTTGTATTCCATGTGATCTGACAATGATAAACCGTAACGTTACTTTTGCCTCGCACCGGATGTTGAGTATCCCAAGCGTGACTTGCCCCTTTAACCACCATAACCTTCACATCACCGCCAGCCGCGACAAGTCTTTTAGCGTAATCTTTGCATGGTCCGGGCAAGTTCCAATTATCCAATTCCCCCAACAGCATTAACATGCTTCCAGAAGTCGGCTTTGGGTTCTCCACGTTAAAAGGGCAATTCGGTGCCAGAGCTATATGGGCTTTGATCTGCATTCCATCACCAACATTCCGGTTGTACCAATCTGACATCAGGTACATTTGAATGCCGCCGCCCCAAGACATTCCAAACGTGGCAAGGCGAGCGCCATCAATTCTTGGATTATTCTTTAGCGAACGTACCGCAGCATAAATGTCGCTCAGGTAACTCATATTAGTGATGCCGGATTGTTTGCTGCCTAATCCTGTACTTAGAGATAGTCCACGGGCGGTGAATTGATTGACCATTAATGTGGCATAACCCGCTTCGTTAAATATGTTCACCCATCCGCCGTCGTAAGAACGATTATAGCCGCCACTGCTAAGCAGGTAGATAATGGCAGGATATGGACCACTTCCTCCAACGTTTGGGTAGGACATCACCCCTTCAACTTCAAGCGGGCTGTCTTTCCAGTTTGCCAACGTTGCCGGATTCGTCGATTTAACATTGAACGAACTTAATAAAACCCGGTTCGGGTCACCCTCAGATTTCAGTCCTGTTGTTTGGCAAGCAGTAGCGAACCCAAGGGCTATTCCGGCAATTGCCAACGCTTTGATTTTTGTCATCATGATTTTGTCCCGTCGGCTGTGATGCAGAGGATGGCTCCCACCCGAAGACACAGGCAGTCGCACAAACGACCAATGGAGAGGTCAAAACCAGTAGAGAGAAAATTTAACCTTCATAAGGCCAAACACTGTGAAACCCTCAACAAATGGCAAGATTAGCGTGTCCTTAGGTATTTCACATTGATGGTGGTTAGTTTCGGCGTAGTTCCTATTGCCTGGGAAGGTCCGCTTCTGGCTATTAACAGAAGCCTTTGCCAATACCCGAAAACGTCGGCTTTAAGGGGGTAAAGCGGACATTCTTAAACAATTGCTCCGCTGTCTTCGGCAACAACTGCATCCGCCTCTACTTCAACCAACCACTCAGGATTTACGAAACAAGTTATTTGCATGATCGTATCAACAGGTTTGGCTTCACGGCAAAACTTTGCACGAACATCAATCACCGATTTCCAATCATCAATATTCGTGAGGATTATTCGTGTTCGGACGACATCGTGCCAACCTGACCCAGCCCGTTCCAACGCATCACCGATGATCTCGAAACACCGCTCAGCCTGACGTCCCGCGTCGCCAACACCAACGGTTTTTCCATCACCATCCACGGGCGCGGTTCCGCCAATCGTTATATAGGGGCCGACCCTGACGGCCCTAGCAAACCCAACAATTTCTTCCATTGGATTGCCATTTAATACGAGCTTTCGTTTCATACCTTTTTACTCCATTGAGGCCAGTCCTTCCGCTTTGAGGGGGTAAAGCAGACATCAATATGGACTGGTGATTAGGTCTGGTTTCTGGACCAAAGCGGACATACGTTCATTTATCTTCATCCACGAATGTGAGTGGCGGCATGGGGCGGCGGTCAATTTCCAAACGAAATATATCATGGCGTCCGTAATGTCCGGACACATCCAGGGCTTTACGTGAATTACGTGATGCTTCCGGATCGATGGTCGCGTACAAAATGCCTTTTTCCCGATGCATTGGCCCGGCGACGATACCACCGAAGGGTTTGGCCACTATCGCATCACCGGAGTTTATCCACTCGTCGTTCTCGAACAGTTCATCACGTCCAGGAAACGTCTCGGGAATATCCATCCCTTGCATCGCCGTTGCCGTACTGACAACCCAGCAACCGCCTTCACGGGCAATGTGGTTCATGGAATCTTGCCAAGTGTCACCGCTATCCCATGTGGGGGCTACGTAGATATCGATGTTTTGCGAATAGAGCGCATAACGCGCCAGCGGCATGTAATTTTCCCAACAGATCAGACAGCCAATACGGCCGATCGGGGTGTCCACGACCCTCAAGCCACTGGCATCACCGGATCCCCACACCATTCGTTCGGGATTTGTCGGCATCAATTTTCGGTGACGATTTAAGATCGAGCCGTCTGGGCCGATGACAACGACGGAATTGAATAACGTGGTGCCGCTAAACTCAGCGTCTATTTCGTTGAGGCCCATCACCACGACAACGCCGTTCTTTGCGGCTGCCTCGGTAAGTGGTTTGAGCCCACCGGCAGCGATATTGACTGAATTGTTTCTCAATTCGGCATGGATCGTGTTGCCAAGCGCCATATCTCCACCAGGACGAAGTCGCCATATCCATGTGGGGTATCCGGGGAGATAAGTCTCTGGAAAGACGATGAGTTGAGCGCCCTCGTTTGCAGCCTCATCAAGAGACTCCAGCGCCCGCTCCATCGTCGCTTTCAGGTCAAGAAGAACGGGCGGCTTTTGACAAACCGCAACCTTTACATCCATGAAATCCCCCTATTGATAAAATAGACCCGCTTTATTGTTTAGGATTACTCTAAACATTCGCTGACAGAAGAGTCCATACGATCACACTAAAAGAGAAAATATGTGAGTTCCGGAAATGGCTAAAATCAGAATATCGGGTTTCTCGAATTTGATGTCTGCTTTAAGCGGATAGAGCGGGCGTCAAATTGGCAGGGTGTTTTGGCTGCTTTTGGCCGAATTCGGAAATGCCGGTGGTTGCAAAATTAACGATCTACAGCCTTTCCCACTTCCTCTCCATCCCTCGAATAGTAACGAGACTTTGCCGACTTCATATCGAAATCCTCAACGCTGTATCCCAGTTTTTGCGAAATGTCTGCAACTCCGGGAATTTTACTCCAAGATGAAAGGTTCCATCGCTGATCTGTTCTATAATTATAGAGGTCTACTTTTTGGTTGCGATAATTGAGAAAAGCACCGCGATGTGGCAAGTCAAGGAAATCAAGGAGACCCTCCAGATGCGAACTATCGGGACCCATCAAATCTTCAAACTTGAGCCGCAACCAGGGAACGGTTGTTTCTTTTTCGATCTCCAGCGCGTAGTTGTTTAGCTCTGTCCAAAAATACAGGCATTTCTCAAACTGCGACAAATCTTCCCATAGATCCATTAATTCTGGAAATGCCGATTTCTTGTCGAAGGGTGTCAGCAAACTGGTTTCGGTTATTGTTTCCCGCCCTGTGCCATAATAATTATGAGTCGTCATTGACAAAGCAGTCAGTATTGGATGCCGGGTAATGTGCACTATCTGAATCCGTCCCTTAAACCGTTTTAAGAGATACGGAATGGCACCGTAGGCTGGCCAGCCTGTCTCAATGTAATGTATGTAACCTTCTTCATATTGGGTTGAAATAATTTCTTCGATTCTACCAATATGATTGTTTCTAAGGTCGGAATACTCTGATTTTTCTATATCTTCGCCGTTAAACAAATTACGGGGAAAATAACCACCGTGAACTGGCTCATGGACGCTGTAAACCGTATCAGAGTAACTCTCATCGAAAGCTTTTGCGAACCATTGGGTCCCACACCTACCTGTAGATAAAAAAAATGTGGCAACCATTATTTTCCCCTTTTGTTGCGTCTCGATCCCAAAAAACAGTGCAGAATGACTGAGAGGCAATTGGTTGTTGCATCATAATAATAGTGTAACCGATCAGGCTTTGAGCGGTTTATATATTTCCAGGGCGTGGCGATGCTTAAAATTTAAGAAAATTTTATTTAGACAGGGAACATTCGTCGCCCAGATACACCGCGGCAGCCGCTATTCCGCTTGCCCCATGGGCGATGCCGGTGGCGCGCAAACCGATTTCAATCGCGCCGAGCGTCCCCATCATCATCGGTGCGTTGACGTGCCCCATGTGGGCGATCCGAAACGCCGAACCACCAAGATCACCGATACCAATACCAATCACCGTGCCCAAGTGTTCCTTACAAAACTTCAGTAGCACGGCCGGATCGATCTCCTCATTCGTACGGACCGTGGTCACGGTGAGCGAGCGTTCTGCCGGCTTGCTGATGTTGAAATCAATGGTGCCACCCTGGGCCCACTCTGACACCGCCGCCCAGGTGGCCCCGGCCAGCAGGCGATGACGCTCAAACACATGCTCCAGGCCTTCCTCGAAAAGCATGTCGAGGGCCTTGCGGATGCCGAACAACATTTGCACCGGCGGCGTCCCGCAGTATTTCCTGTAATGCTCTTCGCCCTCGCGTTTTGTCCAGTCCCAGTAGTTAGACCGCAAACCCGCGCTTTCGTGACGAGCCTTGGCTTTTTTATTGGCGGCAACGAAAGCCAGCCCCGGTGGCGTCATCAGGCCCTTTTGCGAACCGGCGACCGCGACATCGACACCCCAGCCATCCATATCGAACGGCATGCAAGCTAACGAGGCGATGGTATCGACCATCAACAAGGCTTCGTGCCCGGCAGCATCCATGGCCTGCCTGATCGCCGGAATGTCGTTGACGACCCCCGAAGCCGTATCGATCTGCACACAAAGTATGGCCTTGATGTCACCGTTCTTGTCAGCGCGCAAACGCGCCTCCAGTTCGTTCGGATCAATAGCCCTGCGCCAGTCACCGGGCAGAACTTCCACATCGAGGCCAATAAAAGCGCCTCCTTCGCCCCATCCCATGGCGAAACGGCCACTTTCACAAACCAGAATTTTGTCGTCCCGGCTCAAAACATTTGTCAACGCCGCTTCCCAACCGCCATGGCCGTTGGAAATATAGATATAGGTATCGCCCGTCGTCTTGAATATGGTCTTCAAATCCTGAAGCACGGAATCGGTTATCGCCACCAGTTCGCCACTGTAGATTTCGATGGCCGGACGGTGCATGGCGCCCAGCACGTCGTCGGGTATCGTCGTCGGCCCGGGGATACTCAAAAATTCACGCCCGTTATGTAACGTCATGTTCGCCATCTTTCAAAAATAAGAAAATTTAATTGCGTCAATCTCTCCGCACAGGGAGCAAACTTGCCACACACACGTCACCTCCGAGCCAATAGATTCAGCAAGTGATATTGAAGATGCAAACAAAACTTATTTCAAGAGGTTTAACGACGACACGAAGCACCGATGACTTGTTTTCGTCTTCACCGCACGCCACAAGAGCGAAATTCAAGGCGAGGGCGAGGGTCCGCCCTCTTTGGAATTTTTTGGAGCTTTCTTTTGCAATAATACCTGGGCCGTAATCAGCAGCGTTAGCGAGACAGCCAGAACCATGGTGCCAATGGCGTTTACTTCGGGCGTGATGCCGCGCCGGATCGATGCAAACACATAAATGGGCAGCGTTGTATTAGCCCCGGCGACGAAAAACGAGATGATGAAATCATCAAAACTGAAGGTGAAGCTGAGCAGGAAACCGGCGAGAATGGCCGGAAAAATTTGCGGCAGTGTAATCTGCCGGAAGGTTCGCCACGGTGTCGCATACAAATCCTGCGAGGCTTCGATCAGGGAGCGATCCATGCCGGCGATTCTGGCGCGCACCAGAACAATCACCAGCGACATGGTGAATAACGTATGGGCCGCTATCACCGATGCGAAACCCAGCGATAATTTAGGCGGCTTGACCCCTTCGGGCCAGATGGCGGCCACGATCGGATTGAGCAGATCAAAAACAGATACCAAAGCGACCAGTGTTGCGATGCCAATGACGATGCCGGGAACCATGATCGAGACATAGATCATTCCATCGAACAGGGCCCTCATGGGACCGCACATTCGTTGCAGGGCGAGCGCCGCAGTCGTCCCCATAATGCTGGAAAGAAAAGCCGCTGAAAAAGCGATAATCAGGCTCGTCGTTAATGACTCAATAACAAACGGGTTGGAAAGCGCCTTGCCATACCACTGGGTAGACAGACCCTGAAAATCACTTGCGTGTCGTCCAGAATTGAAACTGAACAGGACAATGATGCCAATGGGCACATAAAGGAACAGGTAGACTGCTATGGAATACAAGCGCATGGCCATCTTAAGTCTGTCCTACATAATCGAATCATCACGGCCGGATTTACCACCCATGGCAAAGCGCATGTACAGGGTAACGGTGACCAGCATGATGATGACAAGTGTTACGGCGACGGCTGAGCCAAAGGGCCAGTTCCTGGATTGCAGGAAAAGATCAACCAGGGCATTACCGATGAAGAAGACCTTGCCGCCGCCCAGAAATGCGGGAATCAGGAATTCACCCATCAGCAGGATGAAGACCAACATGCATCCGGTGGCGACCCCGGGCATGGAAAGCGGAAGGGTGATTTGAAAAAATGTTTTAAGCGGTGAGCCGCCAAGATCGTTTGATGCTTCCAGCAAACGCTTGTCCAGTTTTTCCAGGGAAACATAGATGGGGAAAACCATCAGTGGCAGATAACCATAAATAATACCAAGAACGACGGCCCCAGGAGTATTGATCAATCGCACCCCTTCGATGCCGATAAAGTCCAGCACGGCAGGTATACCGCGACCGCCCAAAATAAATATCCAGGCATACGTACGGATCAACAGGCTGGTCCAAAAGGGGACGATGACCAGCACCAGCAGCAGAAGTTTCCACCGCGTGCTGGCTTTGACGGCCAGGTAATAGGCCAATGGATAGGCGATCAGCAGGCTGGTAAACGTACCCAGCGGGGCGTATGTCATGGTGTTTTTAAAAGCCGTAAAACGCGAGGGCAGGTTTGCGTATTGTTCTAATGAGAACCCTGCCGCATAGCCCCCCACAGGTGAGCGGGAGCCGAGACTGAAAATGACGACGACAACCAATGGCATAATAAGAAAAAAGAGAAACCACAGCGACGTTGGCGTTAGCAGCGCCACTGTCACCCATTTCTCTTTGTCTTTGCCCTTGATTGCCGCCGTCATCATTCGGTCCAGTCTTTAATCGAGATCAGGCAGATTTGAAGCGAGCAATCACTTCCGCCCGGGTTGGGTCGGTCAGTGTTTGGGCCGCACCAAATTCAAGGCCGTTCATCAGCTCTTTGGCCGGGAACAAAATCTCGTTGTTGGCGGTATCGGCTGGCAACAATGCCGAAACACGTGAATCACCTGTGGCGTAACCGTGCGAGGCGAATTCAAGAACCTGAACGGCAGGATCCAACAGGTGGTTAATAAAGGCATAGGCTGCATCAATGTGCGGAGCATCTTTCGGAATGCAATAGAAATCAGACCAGATTTCACCGCCATCGCTGGCAATGACATATTTCATTTCTGGTAAATCTTTGTTCAGTTGCAGGCCGTCTCCGTTCCAGCAAATTGACATCCATGCATCGCCGCTACGCATTCCCGGCTGATAATCCGAGGTAATGGCGAACAGATGCGGTTTTGAATCAATTAGCAGTTTCTCGGCCTTGGCAAGTTCACCCTTGTCGATGGAATTGAAAGAGTAACCGAGCGCACACAAGGCCGCACCAATGGTGGTCAGCTGATAGTCATGGACGATTGTATGACCGGAACCGGCACCCATGGTGACATCGAAGAAGTCTTTCCAGGATTTCGGGTTGCTTTTGATATGTTTGTCGTTAAGCACGAAACCGGTGGTGCCCCAGTTTTTCGGTACGGCGTAGACTTTACCGTTGACTGTGGCGGGATCAGCGAAAAGCGGATTTTGTGCTTTGGCGTCGAAGTTAGGAATGCGGGACAGGTCCAGTTCCTGGATCAGATCAAGTTCCACATAGTTGGTAATTGTGTAGTTGGTCGGTACGAAAACGTCCCAGCCTGTACCACCGGCCTGCAATTTCGCCAGCATTTCCTCGTTCGATCCAAAAGCATTGATCTGAACATTTACGCCGGTGTCTTTGGTGAAATTTTCAACATTGACCGGGTTGTGATAGTTCGGCCAAGTGGAAAAAATCAACTTGTTGCCAAGCTCGGCGGCCTGGGCGCTACGCGTTGCAAGACCCGGCATTGCTGCACCCATGACCGCCATGGCGGTGCCAAGACCGGTTACACCCAGGAAATGGCGACGGGTAACGGAGCCATTCTGGTAACGCCTGAATTCTTCCATAAACTTCTTGGCTGTGATCGGTTGATTGTCCTTATAGTTTTTGCTCATTGACTTAGACCTCCGTGTTAAAAATATCCGTAATTATTCTTAAAATTAGCCGTCTTTGACGGATTGACCCTGCGGCTTTAAGAATCCTCCAATGCCAGTGCGAGTTCGTTCTTCCATCCAATGGTGACACTGTCTCCCGGATTAAAACCCCCGCTTGCGCTTTCGATGTGTTTTGGCGACAACACCAGAACATCGCCAATGCCATCGGCATCAACCAGGTATTCGGTGTGTTCCCCAAGGAAGATTTGGTTTTTGATGCGGCCGCTCAAGGCCACATCAGTTTTCATGTCAGCGGCACTGCTATTGCTCGGGCCGATGACAATCAATTCCGGACGAATGGCGACACTGCCATGCTCACCAGCCCGCAAGGCAGGAGCGCCTGTAGTGGGGGTGCCGAAAAATTCCATTCCGTTTTCGCTTTTGATGCTGACGGATACGCCGTTAACTTTTGAAACAGAACCGCCAATGAAGTTTGACTTGCCGACAAAATCGGCAACGTAGCGATTGACAGGATGGTCATACAGTTCACGCGGGCTGCCCGATTGGGCAATGTAACCTTCGCGCATGATGCAAATGCGGTCGCTCATCGAGAGCGCCTCTTCCTGATCATGGGTAACAAGAATGAAGGTAATGCCGACATCGCGTTGAAGGGTTTGCAATTCAATTTGCATTTCGCGGCGTAATTTACGATCAAGGGCGGCAAGCGGCTCATCCAGCAGCAGAACTGTCGGGCGGTTGATCAAGGCCCGGGCAAGTGCGACACGCTGTTGCTGTCCGCCTGACATTTCCCATATCCGGCGGTTGCCATAGCCGGACATTTGAACCATCTCGAGTGTTTCATCGATTTGCTTGTCCATTTCGGCTTGTGACGGCTTGGGGGCGCGCTGGCGAAGCCCGTATCCGATATTTTCCGAAACAGTCATATGGGGGAATAGTGCGTAATGCTGGAAGACCATATTGACGGGCCGCTTATGCGGCGGAATACCAATCACAGATTGACCGCCAATATAGACATCGCCCTGGGTCGGTTGCTCGAAACCCGCAATCAATCGAAGCGATGTCGTCTTGCCGCAACCCGATGGCCCAAGGAAACTGAAAAACGATCCCCGCTCGACAGTAAGGGATACATCGTCAACCGCCACGACATTGCCATAACGTTTGGTAACGCCACGAAACTCAATATCAACTTCTTGCGATTGCTCGGAAGGCACGATCATTAATCTCCCTGTCATGAAGACATATATCTTTTTTTATATACCTTGTTTCTCATATTTTATATTTTTTTCGATGATAGTGGACTACCACTTAAATTAGGTGTATTCAACCATTATAGCCAAATAAGGCATATACCACAAATTGCATATATCAAATTAGGTATGCGGCGTGGAAAAATAAGCAGTTTGGGAGGATCATCTGTCGTGACGATTAGCTCCAGGCAGGCAAAAAACAGTGAGACGGGAAGTGCTGCATGGGTGGCGCTACTTTCCCAGTGTATTGAATGCATAGGCACCGAAGAATTTCCGAAAACTCTTGTTAATGCACTGAAAACATTTGCTGATATCGACTACTCGGTGGCCTTTGCTTATCACCAGAATGAAAGACCTTTGTGCCTTTGTCATACGTTCTCGCCTGAAAAAAAGGCCATTTATGTCGATGACTATCAAATGGGGCCTTATTTGCTTGATCCGTTTTTCAAAGCCTGTAGCCGCCATATTGATACCGGTTTGTATCGCATTAGCGACATAGCACCCGACCGCTTTTATCAAAGTGAATATTATCG harbors:
- a CDS encoding ABC transporter ATP-binding protein, translated to MIVPSEQSQEVDIEFRGVTKRYGNVVAVDDVSLTVERGSFFSFLGPSGCGKTTSLRLIAGFEQPTQGDVYIGGQSVIGIPPHKRPVNMVFQHYALFPHMTVSENIGYGLRQRAPKPSQAEMDKQIDETLEMVQMSGYGNRRIWEMSGGQQQRVALARALINRPTVLLLDEPLAALDRKLRREMQIELQTLQRDVGITFILVTHDQEEALSMSDRICIMREGYIAQSGSPRELYDHPVNRYVADFVGKSNFIGGSVSKVNGVSVSIKSENGMEFFGTPTTGAPALRAGEHGSVAIRPELIVIGPSNSSAADMKTDVALSGRIKNQIFLGEHTEYLVDADGIGDVLVLSPKHIESASGGFNPGDSVTIGWKNELALALEDS
- a CDS encoding ABC transporter permease translates to MTAAIKGKDKEKWVTVALLTPTSLWFLFFLIMPLVVVVIFSLGSRSPVGGYAAGFSLEQYANLPSRFTAFKNTMTYAPLGTFTSLLIAYPLAYYLAVKASTRWKLLLLVLVIVPFWTSLLIRTYAWIFILGGRGIPAVLDFIGIEGVRLINTPGAVVLGIIYGYLPLMVFPIYVSLEKLDKRLLEASNDLGGSPLKTFFQITLPLSMPGVATGCMLVFILLMGEFLIPAFLGGGKVFFIGNALVDLFLQSRNWPFGSAVAVTLVIIMLVTVTLYMRFAMGGKSGRDDSIM
- a CDS encoding ABC transporter permease; the protein is MRLYSIAVYLFLYVPIGIIVLFSFNSGRHASDFQGLSTQWYGKALSNPFVIESLTTSLIIAFSAAFLSSIMGTTAALALQRMCGPMRALFDGMIYVSIMVPGIVIGIATLVALVSVFDLLNPIVAAIWPEGVKPPKLSLGFASVIAAHTLFTMSLVIVLVRARIAGMDRSLIEASQDLYATPWRTFRQITLPQIFPAILAGFLLSFTFSFDDFIISFFVAGANTTLPIYVFASIRRGITPEVNAIGTMVLAVSLTLLITAQVLLQKKAPKNSKEGGPSPSP
- a CDS encoding helix-turn-helix transcriptional regulator — translated: MFLIFYIFFDDSGLPLKLGVFNHYSQIRHIPQIAYIKLGMRRGKISSLGGSSVVTISSRQAKNSETGSAAWVALLSQCIECIGTEEFPKTLVNALKTFADIDYSVAFAYHQNERPLCLCHTFSPEKKAIYVDDYQMGPYLLDPFFKACSRHIDTGLYRISDIAPDRFYQSEYYRSYYNQTGLSDEICYAFYLDKGVAVVISMMRSGESPRFSAREFRLLGNVVSLVVSMAQRHWRDLPEKFATNPANDQQPDNYSLIEKTVSDMFSKRLTPRENQVVAQVLEGHSSDSIARDLGISVGTVRIHRRNVYAKLQISSQQELFAIFFKKITNNQ
- a CDS encoding RidA family protein; its protein translation is MEEIVGFARAVRVGPYITIGGTAPVDGDGKTVGVGDAGRQAERCFEIIGDALERAGSGWHDVVRTRIILTNIDDWKSVIDVRAKFCREAKPVDTIMQITCFVNPEWLVEVEADAVVAEDSGAIV
- a CDS encoding aminotransferase class V-fold PLP-dependent enzyme; translated protein: MTLHNGREFLSIPGPTTIPDDVLGAMHRPAIEIYSGELVAITDSVLQDLKTIFKTTGDTYIYISNGHGGWEAALTNVLSRDDKILVCESGRFAMGWGEGGAFIGLDVEVLPGDWRRAIDPNELEARLRADKNGDIKAILCVQIDTASGVVNDIPAIRQAMDAAGHEALLMVDTIASLACMPFDMDGWGVDVAVAGSQKGLMTPPGLAFVAANKKAKARHESAGLRSNYWDWTKREGEEHYRKYCGTPPVQMLFGIRKALDMLFEEGLEHVFERHRLLAGATWAAVSEWAQGGTIDFNISKPAERSLTVTTVRTNEEIDPAVLLKFCKEHLGTVIGIGIGDLGGSAFRIAHMGHVNAPMMMGTLGAIEIGLRATGIAHGASGIAAAAVYLGDECSLSK
- a CDS encoding carbon-nitrogen hydrolase family protein; the encoded protein is MDVKVAVCQKPPVLLDLKATMERALESLDEAANEGAQLIVFPETYLPGYPTWIWRLRPGGDMALGNTIHAELRNNSVNIAAGGLKPLTEAAAKNGVVVVMGLNEIDAEFSGTTLFNSVVVIGPDGSILNRHRKLMPTNPERMVWGSGDASGLRVVDTPIGRIGCLICWENYMPLARYALYSQNIDIYVAPTWDSGDTWQDSMNHIAREGGCWVVSTATAMQGMDIPETFPGRDELFENDEWINSGDAIVAKPFGGIVAGPMHREKGILYATIDPEASRNSRKALDVSGHYGRHDIFRLEIDRRPMPPLTFVDEDK
- a CDS encoding spermidine/putrescine ABC transporter substrate-binding protein codes for the protein MSKNYKDNQPITAKKFMEEFRRYQNGSVTRRHFLGVTGLGTAMAVMGAAMPGLATRSAQAAELGNKLIFSTWPNYHNPVNVENFTKDTGVNVQINAFGSNEEMLAKLQAGGTGWDVFVPTNYTITNYVELDLIQELDLSRIPNFDAKAQNPLFADPATVNGKVYAVPKNWGTTGFVLNDKHIKSNPKSWKDFFDVTMGAGSGHTIVHDYQLTTIGAALCALGYSFNSIDKGELAKAEKLLIDSKPHLFAITSDYQPGMRSGDAWMSICWNGDGLQLNKDLPEMKYVIASDGGEIWSDFYCIPKDAPHIDAAYAFINHLLDPAVQVLEFASHGYATGDSRVSALLPADTANNEILFPAKELMNGLEFGAAQTLTDPTRAEVIARFKSA